In the genome of Amia ocellicauda isolate fAmiCal2 chromosome 3, fAmiCal2.hap1, whole genome shotgun sequence, one region contains:
- the LOC136741601 gene encoding coenzyme Q-binding protein COQ10 homolog, mitochondrial isoform X2: MDLFRMTTLHNNGHLGSCGILASRRASLPLPPAATTSCPPSRTFLNLAAPLIARRMEYFEARLMGYSPEQMYDVVSNVDSYKHFVPWCKRSKVVRGHNSVLKAHLEIGFPPIVERYTSEVTVIPNHQVRAVCTDCSLFNHLETVWRFCPGPPDQPESCTVEFHVAFEFKSLLHSQLATVFFDEVVKQMVNAFEKRAAKLYGPQAIVQEKVALRRTSI, from the exons ATGGATTTGTTTAGAATGACAACTTTACACAACAATGG GCATCTGGGCTCTTGTGGCATCCTGGCCTCCCGTCGTGCCAGTCTACCCCTCCCCCCTGCAGCCACAACCAGCTGCCCACCCAGCAGGACCTTTCTGAACCTTGCCGCTCCCCTGATCGCCCGACGGATGGAGTACTTTGAAGCCAGGCTGATGGG GTATTCTCCAGAGCAGATGTATGACGTGGTGTCTAATGTGGACAGTTACAAGCACTTTGTGCCCTGGTGCAAGAGGTCAAAGGTTGTTAGGGGGCACAATAGTGTCTTGAAAGCCCATCTGGAGATTGGTTTCCCCCCCATCGTAGAGCGCTATACCTCAGAGGTCACTGTCATACCCAACCACCAAGTCAGG gctgtgtgcaCAGACTGTTCCCTCTTCAACCACCTGGAAACTGTGTGGAGGTTCTGCCCGGGGCCCCCGGACCAGCCAGAGTCTTGCACTGTGGAGTTTCAT GTGGCCTTTGAGTTCAAGTCACTGCTGCACTCCCAGCTGGCCACGGTTTTCTTTGACGAAGTCGTGAAGCAGATGGTCAACGCTTTTGAGAAACGGGCGGCTAAACTGTACGGACCTCAAGCCATTGTCCAAGAGAAGGTGGCCTTGAGGAGGACTTCCATCTGA
- the LOC136741601 gene encoding coenzyme Q-binding protein COQ10 homolog, mitochondrial isoform X1, which yields MAIKSAPLLLRALVEMHSSKVLQGSLAGSRSIRHLGSCGILASRRASLPLPPAATTSCPPSRTFLNLAAPLIARRMEYFEARLMGYSPEQMYDVVSNVDSYKHFVPWCKRSKVVRGHNSVLKAHLEIGFPPIVERYTSEVTVIPNHQVRAVCTDCSLFNHLETVWRFCPGPPDQPESCTVEFHVAFEFKSLLHSQLATVFFDEVVKQMVNAFEKRAAKLYGPQAIVQEKVALRRTSI from the exons aTGGCCATCAAATCGGCGCCTCTGTTGCTGAGAGCTCTTGTGGAAATGCATTCGTCTAAAGTGCTGCAGGGAAGCCTGGCCGGCAGCCGCAGTATCAG GCATCTGGGCTCTTGTGGCATCCTGGCCTCCCGTCGTGCCAGTCTACCCCTCCCCCCTGCAGCCACAACCAGCTGCCCACCCAGCAGGACCTTTCTGAACCTTGCCGCTCCCCTGATCGCCCGACGGATGGAGTACTTTGAAGCCAGGCTGATGGG GTATTCTCCAGAGCAGATGTATGACGTGGTGTCTAATGTGGACAGTTACAAGCACTTTGTGCCCTGGTGCAAGAGGTCAAAGGTTGTTAGGGGGCACAATAGTGTCTTGAAAGCCCATCTGGAGATTGGTTTCCCCCCCATCGTAGAGCGCTATACCTCAGAGGTCACTGTCATACCCAACCACCAAGTCAGG gctgtgtgcaCAGACTGTTCCCTCTTCAACCACCTGGAAACTGTGTGGAGGTTCTGCCCGGGGCCCCCGGACCAGCCAGAGTCTTGCACTGTGGAGTTTCAT GTGGCCTTTGAGTTCAAGTCACTGCTGCACTCCCAGCTGGCCACGGTTTTCTTTGACGAAGTCGTGAAGCAGATGGTCAACGCTTTTGAGAAACGGGCGGCTAAACTGTACGGACCTCAAGCCATTGTCCAAGAGAAGGTGGCCTTGAGGAGGACTTCCATCTGA
- the coasy gene encoding bifunctional coenzyme A synthase isoform X2 — protein MAMFSTGVLVLTSPLHTLPLRIAPVLTSAAQVVERTLYVHLHPGLNLGSAAQARPVYVPAVPDVSSLISKLYSNAADVCSHLDVRVLLTNIRNHSLGGNPFPAPQTLTHSPEVVLTDFVVQDSSQSNVVKQCLHTYAEHCYACTPALVPVLLSPQLDSDVEEQEGGTSELVDTYSDVVVGGTFDRLHGAHKTLLNISCLLADKRFLIGVSDRDLLKNKVLKELIEPYNLRVARLREFLQDIKPCLHYDIVPLGDPYGPSITDTNLQCIVVSEETRKGGEAVNRKRLENGLPGLVLHVIQLIKDAHHSDIEEEKISSSSFRTRLLGTLLSPPKENLHIPRLPYVIGLTGGTGSGKSSIARRLEALGAARIDSDQLGHETYRPGAPAYSRVVQQFGTDILNEDGTINRRQLGKKVFGDKEKLKGLTDIVWPEIALLVKKQIREAGEKGKTVCVVDAAVLLEAGWTDMVHEVWVAIIPEKEAVSRIMQRDGMSEEDAWRRLASQWTNAEQVRHANVVLCTLWEPEVTQRQVEKAWELLQKRIPGSRKSPLLHK, from the exons ATGGCCATGTTTAGCACCGGTGTTCTGGTCCTCACGTCCCCTCTGCACACGCTTCCCCTCCGGATTGCGCCGGTGCTGACCTCGGCGGCTCAGGTCGTGGAGCGCACGCTCTATGTCCACCTTCACCCGGGGCTCAACCTGGGCAGCGCAGCGCAGGCCAGGCCGGTCTACGTCCCCGCCGTGCCTGACGTCTCCAGCCTCATCAGCAAGCTGTACAGCAACGCGGCCGACGTGTGCAGCCACCTGGATGTCCGCGTACTGCTGACCAACATCAGGAACCACAGCCTGGGGGGCAACCCCTTCCCCGCGCCGCAGACCCTCACCCATTCCCCCGAGGTGGTTCTCACGGACTTCGTGGTCCAGGACTCCAGTCAGTCCAACGTAGTGAAGCAGTGCCTCCATACTTATGCAGAGCACTGCTACGCCTGCACGCCTGCTCTGGTCCCAGTGCTGCTCAGTCCGCAGCTGGATTCAGACGTGGAAGAGCAGGAAGGGGGGACCTCGGAGCTGGTGGACACGTACAGCGACGTGGTGGTCGGGGGCACGTTTGACCGGCTGCATGGTGCTCACAAAACACTCCTCAACATCTCCTGCCTGCTGGCGGACAAGCGCTTCCTCATTGGGGTTTCTGACCGTGACCTACTGAAAA ACAAGGTCCTTAAAGAGCTGATTGAGCCCTACAACCTGAGGGTTGCCAGGCTGAGAGAGTTCCTGCAGGACATCAAGCCCTGCCTGCATTATGACATTGTGCCCCTGGGCGACCCTTACGGCCCCTCCATCACCGACACCAATCTGCAGTGCATTGTGGTCAGTGAGGAGACGCGCAAAGGAGGGGAGGCGGTCAACAGGAAGCGGCTGGAAAAT GGTCTGCCGGGGTTGGTCCTGCACGTGATCCAGCTGATTAAAGACGCCCATCACAGCGACATCGAGGAGGAGAAAATCAGCTCCTCAAGCTTCCGTACCCGTCTCCTAGGGACCCTGCTGTCTCCCCCCAAG GAAAACCTGCACATCCCTAGGCTGCCCTATGTGATCGGGCTGACAGGCGGCACTGGCAGCGGGAAGAGCTCCATTGCCAGGCGTCTGGAGGCCCTGGGAGCCGCACGAATCGACAGTGACCAGCTGGGACATGAGACCTACAGACCAGGGGCGCCGGCCTACAGCAGAGTAGTGCAGCAATTTGGCACAG ATATTCTGAACGAAGATGGAACTATCAACCGACGCCAGCTGGGCAAGAAAGTCTTTGGAGACAAG GAGAAGCTGAAAGGCCTGACTGATATAGTGTGGCCAGAGATAGCGCTGCTGGTGAAGAAACAGATCAGAGAAGCGGGGGAGAAGG GTAAGACCGTGTGTGTGGTCGATGCTGCTGTTCTGCTGGAGGCTGGGTGGACAGATATGGTGCATGAAGTGTGGGTCGCCATCATCCCAGAGAAGGAG GCAGTGTCCAGGATAATGCAGCGGGACGGCATGAGTGAGGAGGATGCGTGGAGGAGGCTGGCCAGTCAGTGGACCAATGCTGAGCAAGTGCGGCACGCTAATGTGGTGCTGTGCACACTATGGGAGCCTGAGGTGACTCAGAGACAG GTAGAGAAAGCTTGGGAACTTCTCCAAAAGCGAATTCCAGGCAGCAGGAAATCACCCTTGCTTCATAAGTGA
- the coasy gene encoding bifunctional coenzyme A synthase isoform X1 encodes MAMFSTGVLVLTSPLHTLPLRIAPVLTSAAQVVERTLYVHLHPGLNLGSAAQARPVYVPAVPDVSSLISKLYSNAADVCSHLDVRVLLTNIRNHSLGGNPFPAPQTLTHSPEVVLTDFVVQDSSQSNVVKQCLHTYAEHCYACTPALVPVLLSPQLDSDVEEQEGGTSELVDTYSDVVVGGTFDRLHGAHKTLLNISCLLADKRFLIGVSDRDLLKNKVLKELIEPYNLRVARLREFLQDIKPCLHYDIVPLGDPYGPSITDTNLQCIVVSEETRKGGEAVNRKRLENGLPGLVLHVIQLIKDAHHSDIEEEKISSSSFRTRLLGTLLSPPKQENLHIPRLPYVIGLTGGTGSGKSSIARRLEALGAARIDSDQLGHETYRPGAPAYSRVVQQFGTDILNEDGTINRRQLGKKVFGDKEKLKGLTDIVWPEIALLVKKQIREAGEKGKTVCVVDAAVLLEAGWTDMVHEVWVAIIPEKEAVSRIMQRDGMSEEDAWRRLASQWTNAEQVRHANVVLCTLWEPEVTQRQVEKAWELLQKRIPGSRKSPLLHK; translated from the exons ATGGCCATGTTTAGCACCGGTGTTCTGGTCCTCACGTCCCCTCTGCACACGCTTCCCCTCCGGATTGCGCCGGTGCTGACCTCGGCGGCTCAGGTCGTGGAGCGCACGCTCTATGTCCACCTTCACCCGGGGCTCAACCTGGGCAGCGCAGCGCAGGCCAGGCCGGTCTACGTCCCCGCCGTGCCTGACGTCTCCAGCCTCATCAGCAAGCTGTACAGCAACGCGGCCGACGTGTGCAGCCACCTGGATGTCCGCGTACTGCTGACCAACATCAGGAACCACAGCCTGGGGGGCAACCCCTTCCCCGCGCCGCAGACCCTCACCCATTCCCCCGAGGTGGTTCTCACGGACTTCGTGGTCCAGGACTCCAGTCAGTCCAACGTAGTGAAGCAGTGCCTCCATACTTATGCAGAGCACTGCTACGCCTGCACGCCTGCTCTGGTCCCAGTGCTGCTCAGTCCGCAGCTGGATTCAGACGTGGAAGAGCAGGAAGGGGGGACCTCGGAGCTGGTGGACACGTACAGCGACGTGGTGGTCGGGGGCACGTTTGACCGGCTGCATGGTGCTCACAAAACACTCCTCAACATCTCCTGCCTGCTGGCGGACAAGCGCTTCCTCATTGGGGTTTCTGACCGTGACCTACTGAAAA ACAAGGTCCTTAAAGAGCTGATTGAGCCCTACAACCTGAGGGTTGCCAGGCTGAGAGAGTTCCTGCAGGACATCAAGCCCTGCCTGCATTATGACATTGTGCCCCTGGGCGACCCTTACGGCCCCTCCATCACCGACACCAATCTGCAGTGCATTGTGGTCAGTGAGGAGACGCGCAAAGGAGGGGAGGCGGTCAACAGGAAGCGGCTGGAAAAT GGTCTGCCGGGGTTGGTCCTGCACGTGATCCAGCTGATTAAAGACGCCCATCACAGCGACATCGAGGAGGAGAAAATCAGCTCCTCAAGCTTCCGTACCCGTCTCCTAGGGACCCTGCTGTCTCCCCCCAAG CAGGAAAACCTGCACATCCCTAGGCTGCCCTATGTGATCGGGCTGACAGGCGGCACTGGCAGCGGGAAGAGCTCCATTGCCAGGCGTCTGGAGGCCCTGGGAGCCGCACGAATCGACAGTGACCAGCTGGGACATGAGACCTACAGACCAGGGGCGCCGGCCTACAGCAGAGTAGTGCAGCAATTTGGCACAG ATATTCTGAACGAAGATGGAACTATCAACCGACGCCAGCTGGGCAAGAAAGTCTTTGGAGACAAG GAGAAGCTGAAAGGCCTGACTGATATAGTGTGGCCAGAGATAGCGCTGCTGGTGAAGAAACAGATCAGAGAAGCGGGGGAGAAGG GTAAGACCGTGTGTGTGGTCGATGCTGCTGTTCTGCTGGAGGCTGGGTGGACAGATATGGTGCATGAAGTGTGGGTCGCCATCATCCCAGAGAAGGAG GCAGTGTCCAGGATAATGCAGCGGGACGGCATGAGTGAGGAGGATGCGTGGAGGAGGCTGGCCAGTCAGTGGACCAATGCTGAGCAAGTGCGGCACGCTAATGTGGTGCTGTGCACACTATGGGAGCCTGAGGTGACTCAGAGACAG GTAGAGAAAGCTTGGGAACTTCTCCAAAAGCGAATTCCAGGCAGCAGGAAATCACCCTTGCTTCATAAGTGA